The DNA sequence TTTTGacaacaattaaaataataaaaattaaggttggggggggggggggggggggtgtggttgGTCACGTTGGAAATTGAGAGAGAGTTTTTATTCCAAGAACAAAAGATCCATGATGGTCTTCCTCTttgtctaaaatagatctttcTTTTTGGTTCAAAGCTTCTGTTGAACAACCATGATGATCTTCTCTCTTCACCACTTGCATAGACCATTGGATGGTCCTCAGAGGTCCTCATAATCGCTTATTTAGGCTTCCGGTGGTCCTGGGACTACTAGGGTCAATGAATGAATCCGCACCTGAAGAAAAGGGCAggggagagaaaaagagaggatTTAAATCCAAGAAATTGAACATAAATATCTTAACTATCAGAAAAATTCATCACTTGCTTGCTATAATATATTTAGAGGACAATCTACTATATTTCGTTCATGTGTTTCTAATAGTGTATCTTTGTTGTGGTATATAGAATATACCCCATTTGCTATCGAGAGGAAAATCACAACTCCAGTATAATAGGTTTCATATCCTAATCAACCGGCCAAAGTCCACATATGTTATTGAAGTATTTTTATTTAGGTTAAACGTATTGTACATAACAACACAAAATATAAGGaatgatacatatatatatatatatatatatatatatatatatatatatatatatatatccaagcAAACGAATAAATTAACAACAGAAAGATATGGGGGAAGCGAAGCCACCTCCCACTAAGAACCAAAACGTGGAGTCTTCCTTTTATACCTAGAAGTTGTGACGCCAATGGAACTCTGAACCATTTTTTATTAACCCTATCCACATTCATGACCTCGAGAATATCAACAGAAAACGAGTCAGAGACTCAGAGCCTGACAAACTAAGGAATCCACTCAATCCTGCCTCCTCCCAGATTTAGATAACGTAGAAAAGGGACGACAGAGATTCATAGTCTGAGAActaaaaaaggagaagaaaaaaaccatAAGGAATTTCAGTGATGTTTGGTGGAAGAAGCATGggcggaggaggtggaggaggaagCGTGTTTAGGACTGTGAGTAGGGCAGCAGTCACCAGAACTGTTGCTGGTGGCCCACCAATTCAAGAacccctttcttcttcttcttccagttcttctgctgctgctaataccaccaccaccacgtcCACTTCTAGGCACACCCAGAAGCCCAGTTCTTCCcacaacctctctctctcctcacccACCTCACCTTTTGCCTCGTGCAATATTCCTCTGGCTTCCAATTGTGGCACGCCGGGCTGGCCTTCTTCTCCTCGCTTTGATGATTTTGATTGGGTGACTCTGGATAATGGCATTAGCAGTGAGGATGATGAGAGAGTTTCACGCGGGTTTCTTGATGATTTTGTTCTTGGACCTGTTCCTTCCAAGGATGAAGTTCACAGTGCTGTCTCTGCCCTTCAACAGTAAGCAACTCAATACTCTTTTGTCTCAGATAACAAAAACCCTTTATGTTATTTTACTTTATGTGTTTTAGAGCCGTATGTAAATTAGTTCAGTTGGTCAAGACAATTTTCATGCCCTGTTGAACTTATTAGAATTCTCTTGCGTGTAAATTAGATTTGTTTATCATCTTgtcataaaaataatttttacgCTGACATATGTGGGTCAGGTTAGTTGATGAGGACAGCTGTGCATGACCTATTGCATTCGAGTTTGAATCTCGCACCCCACAACTTAGATTAGTTTACCATCTTGTCGAATGAAAACAACGATTAACTGCCTGCCTTGTTGCATTTTATACTAATCATGCCTTGTTTGATGAAATGGGGTTTTGTGATTGGTAGGGTTATCAGTCCCTTCATCAGGGATAAGTTTGGTTCTGAGTCAGACAGCGCTGTGGATGATCAAATTACAAGGGCTTCTGCTGGGTTTGTGCACCCAGCATCTTCAGCTGGGTCAGAATTAGATCGGATGGAGCCCTCTGCCCATTTTTCTAATAATTCAAAGATGTTGCAGTCTTATGGTTCTGAAAGAGTTTATGATGCTTTCCATCTCTTGCAGACCGAGTCTTCTGTGCAGGTCCCTTTCTTTGTTgaccattttatttttaccagAACGAgtcttttttttcatatattttttctcaattttattttgaatttattcAGACCATTaactctcttaaaaaaaaaaaatttgcaaattattCCAGAAAGctgttctttttttaatttctatattGCAGAGGATGCAATATAATAGCACCTGCTTTGTATTGTCTAATCTCATAtgaactttttataattatgtCTTAAGGGTTTTTTGTTGAGCAGAGAATGGTGATCTCCTTGTCATCTGATAGGGCGGTTTGGGATGCGGTAATGAACAATGAGGTGGTGCGCGAGCTCCGGGAATCTTTCTACGCAGGTTGGTATGATTTGGATTTCAGCAAGGACTATAATCTATAGACTATAGTTCATTGAATTTATATAAGGAAGATATTCTAGCATTTAATCAagatttgaaaaatgttttttgtTCGATGTTGATGCCTCTTTTACGTGTTTTCTTGCTGGCTTTAGTTAGATGAAATTATAAGTTAGAGCAATATACTAGAAAATCCAAAAGAGAGCAATATACTAAGCAGCTGGAAAGTATGTAACAGTTGAGAGTGAAATACCTTGTCAATGCTGAAAGGTTGAAGGAATGTGCTCGTGACTTATGTTAGGTTCGATGTGAATTTTTCATCATATACGCAGATGAAGACAATAAATCCGAGAGTCCAGATGAGAATTCTGATGATAACGATAAAACAACAAACATTGTCAAGTGGATCTTTCAAAATACCATGGCAAAAGTCATGGAAGCAATCGAGAAAATTACGAAGGTCATGGGCGACTTATTTCAACCTCCAAGCAGGGAAAACGCGAAAGCAGAACCCAGCAATCGCTTTGAGGACAGGCTGAAAAAATCGTTCATGCTCTCCGTTGTGGTCCTGTTGATTGTGGTGGTTACTCGAACCCACAAGGCTTGACCCTAATCCGACGACATCGCTAGCATATCTCCATTGGATGACTTGCAGTTGAAGTTGTCCACTCCATTGTTAGGCATTCTATGTTTCAAACTATGTTTTGTTATAAACTTCCAGTGCTTGGTACATTGGAGTTAGCAAGTTGCCTCCAATGTGGGGATTTATGGATATTAGCTATGGTTTTTTGTAATATTATCAGTATTTTTGCGTTGCCACCTGAATCTTTTGGTAACAATTGCAACCGAATCGGTAATTACCGAATAGTTGAGGTCCAACTAtgcaattttaattttctttttctgggatGCACTTGAAAGGCCAAGTACGTCTAATCACTAGGTATCCGAGTTCGAATTCCCTATGGTAGATTTATCCGAGTTGAAGTTCCCTACCTGTAGATTTAAGTAGATTAAAATATAGCTTTGTTATAGGGCGAGCGCAAAACAAAGGGTTGTTCCTTTGTGATCAAAATGTTACATGTTTGAGTTGTAGAAACAACTTTTGGTAAACCTGCGTATAATAGACGTCCTCCCTTGACCCTCACGAAGTGGAAAGCGTTATTGATTTGAGGTCGCCTTTTAGAAGCTTTGTCAAACAGAAAATTGTGATCTACACTATACCTTTCcatgcaaaaaataaaactgtTTAATCACATGGACtcagtaaaaagaaaaaagttatccTGAAAGAGATGGATTCACTTGAAAAAACTTCAAACATTAACTGTTTAACCACATGGAGTCAGTAAAACTGTTTAGCCAGATGAATTTTTCTGTCTGACCTACTAATTTTTACCTACAACCGCTTACATTTCATTACACTTGGCACCTTCAGTCTTCAGTAATTCTAGCAACATATTTACTCCTCAAGATTTTCCTCTACATATCTACCATTTCCAGCTTTTTCATGTGCATAATTCCCCCATTACACTTCAAAATGCACCTAATTTTTGTAACATCCCTGCATTCAATTCCTGTTAATCACATTTAGGAGGGAATCCACATCAGGAATTACAACAGCTCGCTCGCGTAGCTCTCTGAGAACGGTGCATTTCTTCTCTACAGTGTTGGCTACCACAACATCTTGATTAGACTTGCTATCTGAACCAGGTGCAACCTGCGTATCGTAAGCACAAAAATGAACATTATGTTCTCATTCATAATACTTGAATCTAGCTCGTACTCGTGGGAGGTCAAATCTAATGAAAAACTATTCTGTGCCGGGCAGATGACACGAAATCATCGTTCTTTGGATTGTGAAACAGAAAGAGCAAGTGGTAAGTAAACTAAACGTTATTGAACTTGATCACGGAATGATTAACATACATATAACCAGACAAAGATGATAAAAAGTTTCTATAATCGTGCTTTTCTTTCAGTTTAAGGAAAGTTAATGGCTGTGACTTACATCATAGAAGGTATCTCCTAGCCTCAGCTTGACTTTTCCGCTCTTGTAAACTAGCATTTTACCCATATATCCGGCAGGCAACTCTTCCAAACTGCATCCCTTCTCTGGAGCACCCGTGCTCTCCAGTGATGTTGAGCTTCCAGCTTTGTCTTTGCCCGTGGCAGTAGCTGCTGGCTTCGAAGTCAATGGCAAAATGGAAGGAAGTTGAATGAATAACAACTTCGCTTTCTCTTTTTCCTCCTGTCAAGCAAGTTTAGTAACAGCCAATCAAATATATCACTCTGTTTAGTGTTTAACATTGTTACATCAGAAATAAGTTACTAATCCAATACGCACCAGCAGCCCGAGTTCTGAAGCAGGATTTATAGTGCTCTCATCATACTCTTTTTCAGCATCCTCCCCAAATTCACTCTCATTAAGGATTtctaaaagcaaaacaaaagatCAATGAATTACAAGATGGCTATAAACTAAAAGTGCCATTAACTGCATAAGGAAAGCCGAAATGGTTTTCAGCTTTCAAAAAGAATACCTGGGTCTCCAGAGTTGGGTTGCCTGAGAGGGAGAGTAGTGGGATAGTATGTGTTCTCATAATCCTGCAGAAGCACCAGAGAATCGTTTGTGAGAGAGcaatacagagagagagagtgacgtAGCTGTTGGAGTTTTAAACACTGCATGCATAGAATCACATATACACGATGACATGCATACGTAAATACAATTGAACAACTTACCTGGAGAAGTGCTCGACATCAGCAAGAAGGGATATCGGGAGTCTTCTACACTCAGCAGCTATATCCAGCTAGAATAGGGTTTGCTCAGGAAAAGGGATAGCGCTGTGAGTGCAGGGACGTCCCAATATATAGCCAACCATCCTAGGTATCAGGCCTATCAACTGATACCCGGATTGCTACACTCATTAGGATTCAATACAGTCCTATTCCATTATGAACTCTTGTCAAAACATGATAAGGTTATCTGATTAGTTTGCATATATGTTAGGACTCTCAATCCCAGCCAATTAAGTCCGAAACCTTCTCAACTTGATAACTTAAAACTAAGCTACAAGATTGATGAGAACTAGAAGTCATTCTCCTTGACACTCAcatcttacattctcccacttgagtgtCCAAGAAGAATGATATTACATGGGCTAAGATTGAGGTGATCACAAGTCCCCGAAAGCTGCAATTACACCTTTAACAACCTGTCACTTATGGCTTCGAATATAGAATCATAAACGCAGTATGTAATTTCTTCTACATGTGCGCGTTATGATTACCAATACCTATACCATAAGCACTGTGTTGTTTGACAGAATTCGAAATTTTCAGGTTGATAACCAAAATTCAACTCCTGAACTGAGCCTCATACAAAAGTATGGCTCATATCATTATTATAGCATAATATGAGAATCAAAACATTATGGAAGCATTCAGTTTAAACGGAAAGGAAACATACATAACACAATGAGTTTACTACTCCCACTCATTAACAGAATCAAAGTCCTCTCGCATTCCCATGTTGTGAACATGTTTCTTGAACACTCCCACTGGTAAGCCTTTAGTCATTGGATCAGCTACCATAAGATCCGTTCCAATATGCACTATGTTTATCAGCCCTTTTCTGACTTCATCCCTTACGCGCAAGTACTTGATATCCATTAACCTGCAAGCaatggacctcttgttgttttTAGAGAAGAAAACTGCAGCCTTGTTATCACAGTAAATAGTTATCGATTTTTCAACTGAGTCTACCACCTTCAGTCCCATAATGAGGTTTTTCAACCAGATTGCTTGTTTGGTGGCAGTGTAGCAACCAATAAACTCAGCCTCCATAGTTGAAGAAGCAATCACCTTTTGCTTGGAGCTTTTCCACGAAATTGCACCATCAGCAAGAAGAAAAACGTATCCACTTGTAGACTTTCTGTCATCAATGCAGCCTGCCAGGTCTGAGTCAGAATAAGCCACCATTTCCAACTTCTCAACCTGCTGGTACACCAGTGCAAGGTTCCTTGTTCTTTTTAAGTACCTTAGTACTTTCTTTGCTGCAGTCCAGTGAGAAGTACCAGGATTAGACTGGAAATGACCTAGAACACTAACTGCAAACCCTAGATCCGGCCTTGTGCATACTTGAGCATACATGATGCTGCCAACAAGTGATGCGTAAGGCTTGTCGTTCATTCCATTTTTTTCGAGATCGTTTTTAGGGCATTGATCCAGGCTAAACTTATCACCCTTTGCTATGGGAAGCTCACCACCTGCGCACTTTTCCATGTTAAACCTCTTCATGATTCTGTCAATATAAGATTTTTGAGACAGCCTCAGCATCCTTTTCGATCTGTCTCTCTCAATTTCAATGCCAAGGACGAAATGCGCttcaccaagatctttcatttcaaagcTCTTGGTTAACATGGTCTTAGTGGTGTGCAAAAGACTCAAATCTGAGCTTGCTAAGAGAATATCATCTACATACAAGACCAAAAATATGAATTTCGTGCCACTGACCTTGAGATATATGCAGTCATCAATCTtgttttcttcaaaaccaaaagcaGAAACCACTTGATCGAATTTGATGTACCATTGTCTGGATGATTGCTTTAAACCATAGATTGATTTGTTGAGTTTGCAAACCATAgtctctttccctttctcctcaAAACCTGGTGGTTGAGCCATCAGGATTTCTTCATCTAAAACACCATTAAGGAAGGCCgactttacatccatttgatgtaattCCAAGTTGAAATGGGCTGTTAATGCCATGATCACCCTCAAGGAGTCTTTGGATGATACTGGTGAGAAGGTTTCATTATAATCGATTCCTTCCCTTTGTGTGAAACCCTTAGCTACGAGTCTAGCTTTATGTCTTTCAACCTTTCCCCTTgcatttcttttggttttgaacacccatttacaaccaatgGGCTTAGCATAGCTTGAAAAAGGCACCAAAGTCCAAACCTGGTTTTTCTCCATAGCTTCAAGTTCTTCAACCATAGCTGCATGCCATAGACCTGCTTGTGAGCTATTGATAGCTTGATTGAATGTTAAAGGATCATCATCATCTCCTATGTCATATTCAGTCTCTTGTAAACACACAAAATCAGGTCGAATTACCGGTTTTCTTTGCCTGTTTGACTGTCTAAGAGGCAATTGCACTTGTTGCAATGGTGGAGCTTCTGCCTCAGGAATTTGGCTTTCGGGGACTTGAGGTTCAGGACCATAAGCATGCACAGTTTCAGAAAAGGACATAGTGTTAGCGGATGAAGAAGTTGGTAGAACAATTGGGAGAGTGATCAAGTTTGCTTGAGTGCCAAGTAACGATGCATCAGATTGTGTAGAGGGCTGACCATcttcattttcaatttcttcGAACTCAGAAGTGCTATGATGCACTGTCTCTTCTTCCAAATCTTCAATAAACTTGGCATTGTTTGTCTCCTGAATTCTAGTGTGAGAATCAGGACAGTAGAACTTAAAACCCTTGGACTTGTCTGCATACCCTATAAACCTGCAAGTAACAGTTCTCGGGTCCAACTTCCTTTCGTGAGGATTATAAAAACGTGCTTCAGCTCTACAACCCCATACATGGAAATGATTAAAGCTTGGCTTCCTTCCTGTCCAAGCTTCAAAAGGTATAGTTTTGACAGACTTACTTGGAACCCTATTGAGTGTGTAATTGGCTGTTCTAAGTGCTTCTCCCCACAGAAAAATGGGAAGTGTAGACCTCGAAAACATAGATCGAATCATGTCCTTGAGGGTTCTGTTCTTCCTTTCTGCCACTCCATTTTGATGTGGAGTCCCTGGAGTGGTGTACTGAGCAATGATCCCCGAGCTTTCAAGATAATATGCAAAAGCTCCCTTGTGTTGTCCAGTTTCTGTGAACCTGCCAAAATACTCACCACCCCTATCCGATCTCactattttgatatttttctctagttGATTCTCTACCTcagttttatatgttttaaaacaatcAAGAACAGAAGATTTTTCAGATATTAGATAGACATAGCAATATCTGGAGAAGTCGTCAATGAATGTAACAAAATAAGAGTTCCCACAGATTGTTTTATTTGGAAAAGGGCCACACACATCTGTATGAATTATTTCTAAGAGCTGGTTGCTTCTTGTGGATCCTAATTTCCTGGTGTTGGTCATTTTACCCTTAAGACAATCAATGCAGTTTGGCAGGCTTAGAAAATCGAGATTTGGAATGAGATTTTGTTTAGTTAAAATCATAAGTCTTTCTTTGGATATATGTCCGAGCCTTTTGTGCCAAAGTATAGGAGAGTTTTCAGTTGAAGATAATCTTTTGGAACCAATGTGACAAACTGTGAAACATTCATGTAAATAGTTACACTGCAGTTGCCACATATCACTGTGAAGTAAAGCATAACCAAGCAAGGTGTCTAATTTATTCGAATGAAAAAGTTTTACACTCTCATTGTCTCCAATAAAAGTATAACCTGATTTAACTAATTTAGAAGCTGAAATCAAATTCCTTCTCATAGAAGGTACATAGAGTACTGGacttagaaacaaaataaaaccagAAGAAAGCTTTAAAGAGACACTGCCAACAGACTCGACTGCAACCTTGCTCCCATTCCCAACAAAAACATTGTAAACTTCATTTTTTCTCTCCTTTAGGTTTGTGAATCCCTGCAAGGTATTTGTAATATGAATCGAGCAACCAGTATCAAACCACCAACTAAAAGGAGGAACATAAATCAAATTTGACTCGAAACAAACATAAACATTAATTTCATTACCTTTCTTAACAAGccaatttttaaaaccaatgcAATCTTTCCTTAGATGACCAACTTCTTTGCAGAAATAACAAGGCTTTGGTTCTTCAGAATTAgctttaaacttttgagatcGATTAAGGGGGTTAGcatttttaaaagaagaaaaatgtaacATTTTCTTCTGCTTACCAGCAGGCATAGGAAACTGATCAACTGCAACACGTTTGCCCTTTGCAGTAGTGTGAACAAGATTCACAGTCTCCACCTTGTCAGTTGATAATCTCAACTCCTCTTGAGCACACATGGAAATCAGATCATCAATGTCCCAGGTTGCTTTCTGAGTATTATATGACACTTTTAGCTGACCATACTGTGCAGGTAATGAATTCAACGCCATATGCACTAGAAACTGATCTGTAATTGGATGCTCAAGTTCCTTCAGCTTTTGTGCAATGTCTGACATCTTCAGTATGTGTTCTCTTACGTTACCAACACCATCAAACTTCATGGATGTCAGTTTTGTGAGAAAATTCCCCGTTTCAGCTTTCTCGGACTCCTTAAATTTGTTTCCCACTGCATCAAAAAATTGTTTTGCACTATCACTCTTTGGTATGCCACCTTTCACACTGCTTGTCATGGCCCTCCTCATAATCATAAGAGCCATTCTGTTTGCCTTCTCCCATTGAGCAAACTTTAGTTTTTCATCTGCTGTACTTGTAGCTGTTATTGCTGCAGGTTTGTCTTCCCTTAAGGCCAAATCGAAATCCATCATACCAAGGGCTATCTCCATGTCATCCTTCCATCTTTTGTAGTTGGATCCAGTTAGCGTTTCAATATTGGAGAAGTTAAGAGAAGTCATAGCTGGAGAAGTAACATAAGCTTTAGTATTTGTTCTCATAAGTTCTTCATTAAGAGTTCACGATATGAACAATTAATGGCATCAGAAACATATAATACCAGTTGCATCTTTGGATCGCAAAACTGATTATATTAGATTTTGCATaaccaaaatacaaaattctCTTTAGCGATACAATTttaacacttttgagcagataaaattgcatcaattttaattttgtatttcacTTATACTCCAATTAAACATGACTGAATATTAGAATTCTTTGGAATTATCTTAAAACATATTCATCATCAGTTTAATCATTCTGTTCAATTTTGAACTGATAATTTGAATCATGATACAAACACTTTTGAGTTGAAATTGGTCATGATCCAAGATTCGACTGTCATATCATGTATTGACAGTAGTTTGATTCTTCGAAATCTGAGAACACAGCTTGTGCTCCTGGAGAAGAATTTGCAAAACatgtacacacacatatatatataattctaaacgtgatgtatgtcatTGAATAGTTGATAACTGTATTAGCTTTATGTGCGGAAGTCTTATGTCAGGATCGTGCAATCACTCAATGTTTACTCGTGCGTGAAAGGATTCTAAACACGACAGTgtgtgctctgataccacatgttgGAGTTTTAAACACTGCATGCATAGAATCACATATACACGATGACATGCATACGTAAATACAATTGAACAACTTACCTGGAGAAGTGCTCGACATCAGCAAGAAGGGATATCGGGAGTCTTCTACACTCAGCAGCTATATCCAGCTAGAATAGGGTTTGCTCAGGAAAAGGGATAGCGCTGTGAGTGCAGGGACGTCCCAATATATAGCCAACCATCCTAGGTATCAGGCCTATCAACTGATACCCGGATTGCTACACTCATTAGGATTCAATACAGTCCTATTCCATTATGAACTCTTGTCAAAACATGATAAGGTTATCTGATTAGTTTGCATATATGTTAGGACTCTCAATCCCAGCCAATTAAGTCCGAAACCTTCTCAACTTGATAACTTAAAACTAAGCTACAAGATTGATGAGAACTAGAAGTCATTCTCCTTGACACTCACATCTTACAGTAGCGACATATATGCCGCGTGTTCTTACCCAACATTCTGTATTCTTGACAGTGTGAAGTGGTTCTGCTTCTGGATCGATAGCATCTTCCATGGTTACATCCGTTTCAGCTTCAGTAGAGGCTGAAGGAAAAGTTGAGAGGTTTTGCTCATCATCTTCAGAGTCCTTGAGAACTACGCTGCCGCTTTTACCATCATTGCCGTCCTTTACAGCTCCAAATGTTCCGATAGAAGTTGAGGACGCACCTGCTCCTCCAGGACCAAACGCAACTTGCAGTGAAGCTGCAGATGAACAGAAAACATGAACGGAAAGCGAATCCAGGATAATCTAAAGCAACTATTGTACTCGACACATTTTCGGATAAGTAACATTATAACCAATCTCGTAGTTATAAGAAACCATGTTGAATCTAAAGACGGCATGTGATACGCCAAGTTAATATGCAAGCAAAGTTAATGAGAAATTACATCTCTTTTCGACTCCCCGTCTTCTCTCCTGTAAATTCAAGAACAAGAATCAATCATGTTCAACTAATCTTATAGAATTGAAAGAAATCGAGAGTTATCAAATATCACATTCTATCCAACACATTGTCAAAGCAAACTAGACATCATGGGAAAGTAAGAATAATTCCAGGTTATTGACTTCAGAACAACATTCCAGCTGCACGTAATGGCAAAACATATTATGTTTCCATTTCTAAACTAGTCTATATACGGGCACGGCGACTCAAACTTGAGAGCAAAAAAAAATGcgaacttgaatgcaaaaaggATGAGCACATTTTTTTCGCCAATTGGCCCAACCCACGTGTGCAAACCATCTCCTTTTACCGCCAAATCCaaaagtaaattatttttctttccgtATCTTTTATATGTCGAAAATTAAAGTCCAAACCCTAAACCTCCAAAAAGGAAATTACCACATTATGATTGTCCAATTTAATACCATACGGTCCGTACCAAACACACCCTATGACCAAATCGTACGCTTGACCCCAACCAGCCttatttaacttttcaaaaaagccaaaagccacttaatctcctttttttttttttttcttttaaagaaaaaaaacccaagaattaaaagaaataacaaatgaataaaaaaatcacctacaaaaaccaagaaaatgaaaaatcaaaatacGGACAgcaataaagaaagaaaagaagttgAAAGCTGAGAGAGCGAGCTTACATTGTGCTGACTCAGCAGAGTCTGGGCCTGGCGAGTTTCTTGACCACCATCGCCGCCGTCGCCGACGTCGCTGCAGCGATTCGCAACTCAAAAATGTCAAATAAAAGACTAATAATGCTatgaattttgacaaaaaaatgaaattaaatggAAATTGGAGGGTGAAATTATGAGAGTTACGGAGTGGGGGCAGTTGGTCCAAGCTTCTTGCGTGGCTGGACTCTGGGAATGAACCTAGGCTGGAAAGAAGAACAAGAATTTCAGATCTGAGATGGAGTTCTGGTGAAATTGAACAAGAAttttgatgagagagagagagagagagagaaagagcggGAAGTTACCCTTCTGCGACGGTGAGAGGGATCGTCGTTATCCATGGCcttctcgccggagaagaaggacgaaaaataaaaattgggaaaaaagagaaagagggCGGGAATCGAACCGAGGTCGAGTGGACTTGACGATTGCCCAATTACGCTATAAGGCTGTGTATCCAGACActtaaataattatatatgaaggtTGGACTATTCACATACCCTTTTTTGCTTCTCATAAACCCTCTAAATTTCCGACCAGCGGATCAActgattgaaaaaaatcaaagaacaaaaattaacaatgggtgtgtggatagcaccactcAATATAAACGCCATATAATAGAATAATGCTAAATGAAATAACTAAACATAGAAtaattaaactaaattatgGTAGTTGTATCAATCTTACAGACCTTCATAAAGGCTAGAAGAATTCATGACACACCATGCCTTCTATCGACAATTCGTGAGGCTTGTTATCACATTCATTTTTCTTACACTTTGCCTACtatttaagattttttatttttattttcatttattttttatttttataaaagaatctAAGAAAGGCTAGACCGAGgccaaaattatatttttataaattagtaCAAAACAGGATGGTAGTCATATATAAACGTGTTCTAACCGGTAAGAACACGCTCATTAGTAGAGCTGAAAATTTACACGTGTTCTTATCGGTAAGAACATGTTCAAAAGTAGAGCTAAATATTTGCAAGTGTTTTTACCGGTAATAACCTATGTAAATTTTCTACTCAATCAGTGAATGCGTTCTTACCAGTAAGAACCCTTCATATATAATTGTCTACTATGTTGTTgtaat is a window from the Pyrus communis chromosome 16, drPyrComm1.1, whole genome shotgun sequence genome containing:
- the LOC137721167 gene encoding flocculation protein FLO11-like, producing MGGGGGGGSVFRTVSRAAVTRTVAGGPPIQEPLSSSSSSSSAAANTTTTTSTSRHTQKPSSSHNLSLSSPTSPFASCNIPLASNCGTPGWPSSPRFDDFDWVTLDNGISSEDDERVSRGFLDDFVLGPVPSKDEVHSAVSALQQ
- the LOC137719516 gene encoding uncharacterized protein; this encodes MPCLMKWGFVIGRVISPFIRDKFGSESDSAVDDQITRASAGFVHPASSAGSELDRMEPSAHFSNNSKMLQSYGSERVYDAFHLLQTESSVQRMVISLSSDRAVWDAVMNNEVVRELRESFYADEDNKSESPDENSDDNDKTTNIVKWIFQNTMAKVMEAIEKITKVMGDLFQPPSRENAKAEPSNRFEDRLKKSFMLSVVVLLIVVVTRTHKA